A window of the Gemmatirosa kalamazoonensis genome harbors these coding sequences:
- a CDS encoding GNAT family N-acetyltransferase, translating to MHDADDVARLLAAAGARLAADGFRNWIPPYPIERVRRDAAERELWLVREDDVPVATYTLATSPPRPYDPSPWPDPALPAVYLNRLAVDPARQGAGLGAWCLSAIDERAAALGARAVRCDVLCENGALRRFYERRGYVAHGERAHSGWTFTCYERRLR from the coding sequence ATGCACGACGCCGACGACGTCGCCCGCCTGCTCGCCGCCGCCGGCGCGCGGCTCGCCGCCGACGGGTTCCGCAACTGGATCCCGCCATACCCGATCGAGCGCGTGCGGCGCGACGCGGCGGAGCGCGAGCTGTGGCTGGTGCGCGAGGACGACGTGCCGGTCGCGACGTACACGCTCGCGACGTCGCCGCCGCGGCCGTACGACCCGTCCCCGTGGCCCGATCCCGCGCTGCCGGCAGTGTACCTGAACCGGCTCGCCGTCGACCCCGCACGGCAGGGGGCGGGACTCGGCGCGTGGTGCCTCTCGGCGATCGACGAGCGGGCCGCGGCGCTCGGCGCGCGCGCGGTGCGGTGCGACGTGCTGTGCGAGAACGGCGCGCTGCGGCGTTTCTACGAGAGGCGCGGATATGTCGCGCACGGGGAGCGCGCGCACTCGGGGTGGACGTTCACGTGCTACGAGCGGCGGCTCCGATGA
- a CDS encoding DinB family protein, whose protein sequence is MHPQLVAIVDEFERAQERLHRLADRTDDDAWAARPHADAWSAAECVAHLNLTSRAYVPLVRGALAERRASSETAPARYRRDPVGWLISTMSGPMPRIARRRFGRVRTAAAFVPDGDLPRATLLADFDALQAEQIALVRHADGAPLQRIRVTSPFDARVRYNLYACLVTLPAHQHRHLEQAEEAVAAALP, encoded by the coding sequence ATGCACCCGCAGCTCGTCGCGATCGTCGACGAGTTCGAGCGCGCGCAGGAGCGGCTGCACCGCCTCGCCGACCGGACGGACGACGACGCGTGGGCCGCGCGCCCGCACGCCGACGCGTGGTCGGCCGCGGAATGCGTCGCGCACCTCAACCTCACGTCGCGCGCGTACGTCCCGCTCGTACGCGGCGCGCTGGCCGAGCGGCGCGCGTCGAGCGAGACGGCGCCGGCGCGCTATCGACGCGACCCGGTGGGGTGGCTCATCTCGACGATGTCCGGGCCGATGCCGCGCATCGCGCGCCGCCGCTTCGGCCGCGTGCGCACCGCGGCGGCGTTCGTGCCCGACGGCGACCTCCCGCGCGCGACGCTGCTCGCCGACTTCGACGCGCTGCAGGCCGAGCAGATCGCGCTCGTGCGGCACGCCGACGGCGCGCCGCTGCAGCGCATCCGCGTCACGTCGCCGTTCGACGCGCGCGTGCGCTACAACCTGTACGCCTGCCTCGTCACGCTGCCGGCGCACCAGCACCGCCACCTCGAGCAGGCGGAGGAGGCCGTGGCGGCGGCGCTGCCGTGA
- a CDS encoding DUF4186 domain-containing protein, with the protein MRDLDDLFRALAGSSFRRSFRLGAADREYLRTRGLDVVLDHARDFVAKRLAPAEPRNDGKQTPYRGHPVFVAQHATATCCRGCLEKWHGIPRGRELDAAERAHVVDAIGRWLRERGT; encoded by the coding sequence GTGCGCGACCTCGACGACCTGTTCCGGGCGCTCGCCGGCTCGTCGTTCCGCCGCAGCTTCCGACTCGGCGCCGCCGACCGCGAGTATCTGCGCACGCGCGGGCTCGACGTGGTGCTCGACCACGCCCGCGACTTCGTGGCGAAGCGGCTCGCGCCCGCCGAGCCGCGGAACGACGGGAAGCAGACGCCGTATCGCGGGCATCCGGTGTTCGTGGCGCAGCACGCGACGGCGACGTGCTGCCGCGGGTGCCTCGAGAAGTGGCACGGCATCCCGCGCGGCCGCGAGCTCGACGCCGCGGAGCGCGCGCACGTCGTCGACGCGATCGGCCGGTGGCTCCGCGAGCGCGGTACCTAG
- a CDS encoding SGNH/GDSL hydrolase family protein → MGHVVLLGDSVFDNAVYVRPGPDVVTQLRAALAAGWTATLAAVDGAVLDHVAGQLRRVPGDATHLVVSAGGNDALAHTDLLDRPARGSAQVLGWLADAAEAFETRYRRMLDAVLARGLPTTVCTIYEGNLGPPVHRLAKTALAVFDDAVQRVARERGAPVIELRHVCTEAADYANPIEPSVRGGAKIARAIAASVTR, encoded by the coding sequence ATGGGCCACGTCGTTCTCTTGGGCGATTCCGTGTTCGACAACGCCGTGTACGTGCGTCCGGGCCCCGACGTCGTCACGCAGCTCCGCGCGGCGCTCGCGGCCGGGTGGACGGCGACGCTCGCGGCGGTGGACGGCGCGGTGCTCGACCACGTCGCGGGTCAGCTGCGGCGGGTGCCCGGCGACGCGACGCACCTCGTCGTGAGCGCCGGCGGCAACGATGCGCTCGCGCACACCGACCTGCTCGACCGACCGGCGCGCGGCAGCGCCCAGGTGCTCGGCTGGCTGGCCGACGCGGCGGAGGCGTTCGAGACGCGCTACCGGCGCATGCTCGACGCCGTGCTCGCGCGCGGGCTGCCGACGACGGTCTGCACGATCTACGAGGGCAACCTCGGGCCGCCCGTCCACCGCCTCGCGAAGACCGCGCTCGCCGTGTTCGACGACGCCGTGCAGCGCGTGGCGCGCGAGCGCGGCGCGCCGGTGATCGAGCTGCGCCACGTGTGCACCGAGGCGGCCGACTACGCGAACCCGATCGAGCCCTCGGTGCGCGGGGGCGCGAAGATCGCGCGCGCGATCGCCGCATCCGTCACGCGTTAG
- a CDS encoding VOC family protein, with protein sequence MTAPDPARVQTDEPALFDASADLPASGPFVWHDLMSAEPARSVAFYEALFGWTTEARHVGSAGSYTYIQAGAHPFGGVVPLDPRFGVPAHWVSYVCVDDVDGTCARAAAAGGKTCIPPTDIPNVGRFAMIEDPFGAVLAPISLPERPGVAADVPPPPGTAWWHELASPDPIRAAAFYRAVFGWRVQEAAFLDGSVYWLFLRRGTPTAGMLHAPPGASSRPHWRVYVAVDDVDATVARAIALGASPSFPCREVPGVGRVGGFVDPTGAVLAVGQSRDGVMGDA encoded by the coding sequence ATGACCGCGCCCGACCCCGCGAGAGTTCAGACGGACGAGCCGGCGCTCTTCGACGCGTCCGCCGATCTCCCGGCGAGCGGCCCCTTCGTGTGGCACGACCTGATGAGCGCCGAGCCGGCCCGCTCGGTCGCGTTCTACGAGGCGCTGTTCGGGTGGACGACGGAGGCGCGCCACGTCGGGTCGGCCGGGAGCTACACGTACATCCAGGCCGGCGCGCACCCGTTCGGGGGCGTGGTGCCGCTCGACCCGCGGTTCGGGGTGCCGGCGCACTGGGTCTCGTACGTGTGCGTGGACGACGTCGACGGGACGTGCGCGCGGGCCGCGGCGGCGGGGGGGAAGACGTGCATCCCGCCGACCGATATCCCGAACGTCGGCCGGTTCGCGATGATCGAGGACCCGTTCGGCGCCGTGCTCGCGCCGATCTCCCTGCCGGAGCGCCCCGGGGTCGCGGCGGACGTGCCGCCGCCGCCGGGCACGGCGTGGTGGCACGAGCTCGCGTCCCCCGACCCGATCCGCGCGGCCGCGTTCTACCGCGCGGTGTTCGGCTGGCGCGTGCAGGAGGCGGCGTTCCTCGACGGGTCGGTCTACTGGCTGTTCCTCCGCCGCGGCACGCCGACCGCGGGCATGCTCCACGCGCCCCCGGGCGCCTCGTCGCGCCCGCACTGGCGGGTGTACGTCGCGGTGGACGACGTCGACGCGACGGTGGCGCGGGCGATCGCGTTAGGCGCCTCGCCGTCGTTCCCGTGCCGCGAGGTCCCGGGCGTCGGCCGCGTCGGCGGGTTCGTCGACCCGACGGGCGCGGTGCTCGCGGTGGGCCAGTCGCGCGACGGCGTGATGGGTGACGCGTGA
- a CDS encoding PEP-CTERM sorting domain-containing protein codes for MSLRRLAAAALLAVASPLAAGAQATLTFPSSLANPIAGGYYVGPYAPATFVSAVGQARTLSVLCLDFLNEVYLGDQYQVNVTSLGGGASNPVGDTRHPGAVGTYRKAAWLGSLFSSTPTTGWGSVQYAMWNLFTPTEAPDDADSPGYLALADLAESHDYGAFDYQGRHYDAVDMSRYWVLTDVNAEGRALGGKQEFIATSDIALGPTNTVPEPGTLALILTGAAAIGVLAWRRARA; via the coding sequence ATGTCTCTCCGCCGACTCGCCGCCGCCGCCCTGCTCGCCGTCGCGTCCCCGCTCGCGGCCGGCGCCCAGGCGACGCTCACGTTCCCGTCGAGCCTCGCCAACCCGATCGCCGGCGGCTACTACGTGGGCCCCTACGCGCCGGCGACGTTCGTCAGCGCGGTCGGGCAGGCGCGGACGCTGTCGGTGCTGTGCCTCGACTTCCTGAACGAGGTCTACCTCGGCGACCAGTACCAGGTGAACGTCACGAGCCTCGGCGGCGGCGCGTCGAACCCGGTCGGCGACACCCGCCACCCGGGCGCGGTCGGCACCTATCGCAAGGCGGCGTGGCTCGGCTCCCTGTTCTCGTCGACGCCGACGACCGGGTGGGGCTCGGTGCAGTACGCGATGTGGAACCTGTTCACCCCGACCGAGGCGCCGGACGACGCCGACTCGCCCGGCTACCTCGCGCTCGCCGACCTCGCCGAGTCGCACGACTACGGCGCGTTCGACTACCAGGGGCGCCACTACGACGCGGTGGACATGTCGCGCTACTGGGTGCTCACCGACGTGAACGCGGAAGGGCGCGCGCTCGGCGGCAAGCAGGAGTTCATCGCCACGTCCGACATCGCGCTCGGTCCGACGAACACGGTGCCGGAGCCGGGGACGCTCGCGCTCATCCTCACCGGCGCGGCGGCGATCGGCGTCCTCGCGTGGCGCCGCGCCCGCGCCTGA
- a CDS encoding RNA polymerase sigma factor: MTVADIHRTIDAVWRIESAKLIAGLARMVRDVGVAEDLAQDALVAALEKWPETGIPTNPGAWLMATAKRRAIDLLRRDKLLDRKHAELAPELEARQEAAVPELDAALDDHVGDDLLRLIFVACHPVLSTEARVALTLRLLGGLTTEEIARAFLVPEPTVAQRIVRAKKTLADKRVPFEVPRGEEFHARLASVLQVIYLVFNEGYSATAGDDWVRPQLCEDALRLGRVLAGLTPEEPEVHGLVALMEIQASRLRARVGPSGEPVLLLDQDRARWDRLLIRRGLTALARAEACAAARGEPLGAYTLQAAIAACHARARVASDTDWARIARLYDALGDVTPSPIVELNRAVAVSMAAGPAAGLAIVDALVADGALASYHLLPSVRGDFLMKLGRHDEARAELERAASLTKNARERALLLGRAAECAAKTA, encoded by the coding sequence GTGACCGTCGCCGACATCCACCGAACCATCGACGCCGTCTGGCGCATCGAGTCGGCGAAGCTCATCGCGGGACTCGCGCGCATGGTGCGCGACGTGGGCGTGGCCGAGGATCTCGCGCAGGACGCGCTGGTCGCGGCGCTGGAGAAGTGGCCCGAGACGGGCATCCCGACGAACCCGGGCGCGTGGCTCATGGCCACCGCGAAGCGGCGGGCCATCGACCTCCTGCGCCGCGACAAGCTGCTCGACCGCAAGCACGCGGAGCTCGCGCCGGAGCTCGAGGCGAGACAGGAGGCGGCCGTGCCGGAGCTCGACGCCGCGCTCGACGATCACGTGGGGGACGACCTGCTGCGGCTCATCTTCGTCGCGTGCCACCCGGTGCTGTCGACGGAGGCGCGCGTCGCGCTCACGCTGCGTCTGTTAGGCGGGCTCACGACCGAGGAGATCGCGCGCGCGTTCCTCGTGCCGGAGCCCACCGTGGCGCAGCGCATCGTGCGCGCGAAGAAGACGCTCGCCGACAAGCGCGTGCCGTTCGAGGTGCCGCGCGGCGAGGAGTTCCACGCGCGGCTCGCGTCCGTGCTGCAGGTGATCTACCTCGTGTTCAACGAGGGCTACTCGGCCACCGCGGGCGACGACTGGGTGCGGCCGCAGCTGTGCGAGGACGCGCTGCGGCTCGGGCGCGTGCTCGCCGGGCTCACGCCGGAAGAGCCGGAGGTGCACGGCCTCGTCGCGCTGATGGAGATCCAGGCGTCGCGGCTGCGCGCGCGCGTGGGGCCGTCGGGGGAGCCGGTGCTGCTGCTCGACCAGGACCGCGCGCGCTGGGACCGGCTGCTGATCCGGCGCGGCCTCACGGCGCTCGCTCGCGCCGAGGCATGCGCCGCGGCGCGCGGCGAGCCGTTAGGCGCCTACACGCTGCAGGCGGCGATCGCCGCGTGCCACGCCCGCGCGCGCGTCGCGTCGGACACCGACTGGGCGCGCATCGCGCGGCTGTACGACGCGCTCGGCGACGTGACGCCGTCGCCGATCGTGGAGCTGAATCGCGCCGTCGCGGTGTCGATGGCGGCGGGACCGGCGGCCGGGCTCGCGATCGTCGACGCGCTCGTCGCCGACGGCGCGCTCGCGAGCTACCACCTGCTGCCGAGCGTGCGCGGCGACTTCCTCATGAAGCTCGGCCGCCACGACGAGGCGCGCGCGGAGCTCGAGCGCGCCGCGTCGCTCACGAAGAACGCCCGCGAGCGCGCCCTGCTGCTCGGCCGCGCCGCCGAATGCGCGGCGAAGACCGCCTGA
- a CDS encoding DoxX family protein: MTSIGLHAAGAAGAATASRRWVGRVLSALAVSFLAFDAVIKLVVIAPVVQSFAQLGWPVHLATTVGVLELACLAVYLVPRTSVIGAVLLTGYLGGAIATHVRVENPLFSHVLFPTYVAALLWGGLWLRDARVRAVLASRRSWTPRTNSVED; this comes from the coding sequence ATGACGTCCATCGGCCTCCACGCGGCCGGCGCGGCCGGCGCGGCCACCGCGAGCCGGCGGTGGGTGGGACGCGTGCTGAGCGCGCTCGCGGTGTCGTTCCTCGCGTTCGACGCGGTCATCAAGCTGGTCGTGATCGCGCCGGTGGTGCAGTCGTTCGCGCAGCTCGGCTGGCCGGTGCACCTCGCGACGACGGTGGGCGTGCTGGAGCTCGCGTGTCTCGCCGTCTACCTGGTGCCGCGCACGTCGGTGATCGGCGCGGTGCTGCTTACCGGCTACCTCGGCGGCGCGATCGCGACGCACGTGCGCGTGGAGAACCCGCTGTTCAGCCACGTGCTGTTCCCCACGTACGTCGCGGCGCTGCTGTGGGGCGGGCTGTGGCTGCGCGACGCGCGAGTGCGCGCGGTGCTCGCGTCGCGCCGGTCCTGGACTCCACGTACGAATTCCGTGGAGGACTGA
- a CDS encoding YciI family protein, whose amino-acid sequence MRFLSIYKHAERNTPPTAEEMATMGALIEEGFKSGWLLGTEGCLPSALGARVRKTNGRVTVSDGPFTEAKEVVGGFALIRAGSKEEAVELCRRFLSVAGDGECELRQLYEMPASDAAQPA is encoded by the coding sequence ATGCGATTCCTGTCGATCTACAAGCACGCCGAGCGCAACACGCCGCCCACGGCCGAGGAGATGGCGACGATGGGCGCCCTCATCGAGGAGGGGTTCAAGTCGGGCTGGCTGCTCGGCACCGAGGGATGCCTGCCGAGCGCGTTAGGCGCGCGCGTGCGGAAGACGAACGGCCGGGTGACGGTGAGCGACGGCCCGTTCACCGAGGCGAAGGAAGTCGTCGGCGGCTTCGCGCTCATCCGGGCGGGCAGCAAGGAGGAAGCGGTGGAGCTGTGCCGGCGCTTCCTGTCCGTGGCCGGCGACGGGGAGTGCGAGCTGCGGCAGCTCTACGAGATGCCCGCATCCGACGCGGCGCAGCCCGCCTAA
- a CDS encoding YciI family protein has translation MRVMVIVKASADSEAGNMPSTELLAAMGQYNEELVKAGVMLAGEGLQPSSKGARVRFTSGERTVIDGPFAETKELVAGFWLWQVRSMAEAIEWAKRCPNPMPGTEAELEIRPVFEAEDFGAEFTPELREQEERLRAQIESQQPTNR, from the coding sequence ATGCGCGTCATGGTCATTGTGAAGGCGTCGGCCGACAGCGAGGCCGGCAACATGCCGAGCACCGAGCTGCTCGCGGCGATGGGCCAGTACAACGAGGAGCTCGTGAAGGCCGGCGTCATGCTCGCCGGCGAGGGACTGCAGCCGAGCAGCAAGGGCGCCCGCGTACGCTTCACCAGCGGCGAGCGCACGGTGATCGACGGGCCGTTCGCCGAGACGAAGGAGCTCGTCGCCGGCTTCTGGCTGTGGCAGGTGCGGTCGATGGCGGAGGCGATCGAGTGGGCGAAGCGCTGCCCGAACCCGATGCCGGGGACCGAGGCGGAGCTCGAGATCCGCCCCGTGTTCGAGGCCGAGGACTTCGGCGCCGAATTCACGCCCGAGCTGCGCGAGCAGGAAGAGCGGCTCCGCGCGCAGATCGAGTCGCAGCAGCCCACGAACCGCTGA
- a CDS encoding DUF4142 domain-containing protein — protein sequence MHDRNSMIGRIPRLSTTALLLVGLACAKGDRAADSAQARADSAAAVRSDSAAGTVARTDSAAATGGWTEPSIFGYTTAANSSEIAEARLAEKKATNPTVKAFARQLVADHEAMLKDGQALAGKLNATADTATGAAHDLLNDARDHMKDLTDKAAGADWDEDFIEHEIDGHQKVLDKLQDAAKNTTNADLRAALEKATGKVQQHLTKAKDIKEKTLKK from the coding sequence ATGCACGATCGGAACTCGATGATAGGGCGGATCCCCCGCCTCTCCACGACGGCGCTACTGCTCGTCGGGCTCGCCTGCGCGAAGGGCGACCGCGCGGCGGATAGCGCACAGGCCCGCGCGGACTCGGCCGCGGCGGTTCGCAGCGATTCGGCGGCCGGTACCGTGGCCCGGACGGACTCGGCGGCGGCGACCGGCGGCTGGACCGAGCCGTCGATCTTCGGCTACACGACGGCCGCGAACTCGAGCGAGATCGCCGAGGCGCGCCTGGCCGAGAAGAAGGCGACGAACCCCACCGTGAAGGCGTTCGCGCGTCAGCTCGTCGCCGACCACGAGGCGATGCTGAAGGACGGTCAGGCGCTCGCCGGCAAGCTGAACGCGACCGCCGACACGGCGACCGGCGCCGCGCACGACCTGCTGAACGATGCGCGCGACCACATGAAGGACCTCACCGACAAGGCCGCCGGCGCCGACTGGGACGAGGACTTCATCGAGCACGAGATCGACGGTCACCAGAAGGTGCTCGACAAGCTGCAGGACGCGGCGAAGAACACGACCAACGCCGACCTCCGCGCCGCGCTCGAGAAGGCGACCGGCAAGGTTCAGCAGCACCTCACGAAGGCGAAGGACATCAAGGAGAAGACGCTGAAGAAGTAA
- the murB gene encoding UDP-N-acetylmuramate dehydrogenase, with protein MATTVATHTIDELVVRLGPALGGRIRRAEPLAQYTTFRIGGPADAFVDVTTADELADAVLAARALQVPYFVLGLGANILVGDKGYRGLVIHNVARRHRFLPDAAKTTCELWTESGAVMQDLILEAVERGWSGLEHYIGIPSTVGGAVWQNLHFLSPAPERERTMFIAEVFERCDILSEENERKTVDADYVQFGYDDTVFHHRRDIVLTATFRLERGDPDRMNRILHENLSWRGARHPWLQVHPSAGSIFKKIEGVGAGRLIDQAGLKGFRHGGAQISPMHANIIVNRAGTATATDVRELIAIAQRAVEEKFGQRLETEIGMIGEF; from the coding sequence ATGGCCACTACAGTAGCGACACACACGATCGACGAGCTGGTCGTACGCCTCGGGCCCGCCCTCGGCGGACGCATCCGCCGAGCCGAGCCGCTCGCGCAATACACCACCTTCAGGATCGGGGGTCCGGCGGACGCGTTCGTCGACGTCACCACCGCCGACGAGCTGGCGGACGCGGTCCTCGCCGCCCGGGCATTGCAGGTCCCGTACTTCGTCCTCGGACTCGGCGCCAACATCCTGGTCGGCGACAAGGGGTACCGCGGCCTCGTCATCCACAACGTCGCCCGCCGCCACCGCTTCCTTCCCGATGCCGCGAAGACCACGTGCGAGCTCTGGACGGAGAGCGGCGCCGTCATGCAGGACCTCATCCTCGAGGCGGTCGAGCGCGGGTGGAGCGGGCTCGAACATTACATCGGGATCCCGAGCACCGTTGGCGGGGCGGTCTGGCAGAACCTGCACTTCCTGTCGCCGGCGCCCGAGCGCGAGCGGACGATGTTCATCGCCGAGGTGTTCGAGCGGTGCGACATCCTCAGCGAGGAGAACGAGCGGAAGACGGTCGACGCGGACTACGTGCAGTTCGGCTACGACGACACCGTGTTCCATCACCGGCGCGACATCGTGCTGACCGCGACGTTCCGCCTCGAGCGGGGCGACCCCGACCGGATGAACCGCATCCTCCACGAGAACCTGTCGTGGCGCGGCGCGCGGCATCCATGGCTGCAGGTCCACCCGAGCGCGGGATCGATCTTCAAGAAGATCGAGGGCGTCGGCGCCGGGCGGCTCATCGACCAGGCCGGCCTGAAGGGCTTCCGCCACGGCGGCGCCCAGATCTCGCCGATGCACGCGAACATCATCGTGAACCGCGCCGGCACGGCCACGGCGACCGATGTGCGCGAGCTGATCGCGATCGCCCAGCGAGCGGTCGAGGAGAAGTTCGGGCAGCGGCTGGAGACCGAGATCGGGATGATCGGGGAATTCTGA
- a CDS encoding M16 family metallopeptidase encodes MRKSVIRRLAVARLAAAALTLLAAPAFAQTRAELEKVIRRQVLPNGLEVIVVENHGVPIATVEIDVKNGAFTQSPDYAGLAHMYEHMFFKASKDYPDPEQFTQRATELGAQFNGSTKEEVVNYYLTLPADSAKAGMRFLASSLRAPLFRDDELAAEKEVVLGEYDRNEAGPGFAFSQKMTELLYPGQFSRKNTIGDREVLRTVTPAKMREIQTRYYLPNNSALVVTGDVTPDSVFAWARAFYGDWEKGPDPFVANPIPPIPAIPQSQGVISEAPVSAVTVLIQWQGPSVRKDPASTYAADVFSDALNSEDSRFQKRLVDSGLWQGVVVNYYTLDQNGPISISGQTSPDKLRRALAALYDEIAKTDDPGYFSADELKRVKAQRAVESAFGAERTSGLTHTVGFWWAVADLDYFMGYVDNMAMQTPEDLRRYAARYIVGKPRIAGVLLSPQARASLGLKETDLVGPASTSRTTP; translated from the coding sequence ATGAGGAAGTCAGTCATCCGCCGGCTCGCCGTCGCGCGGCTCGCCGCCGCGGCCCTCACGCTGCTCGCCGCGCCGGCGTTCGCGCAGACGCGCGCGGAGCTCGAGAAAGTGATCCGTCGGCAGGTGCTGCCCAACGGGCTCGAGGTCATCGTCGTCGAGAACCACGGCGTGCCGATCGCCACCGTGGAGATCGACGTGAAGAACGGCGCGTTCACCCAGTCGCCGGACTACGCGGGGCTCGCGCACATGTACGAGCACATGTTCTTCAAGGCGAGCAAGGACTACCCCGACCCCGAGCAGTTCACCCAGCGCGCCACGGAGCTCGGCGCGCAGTTCAACGGGTCGACCAAGGAAGAGGTGGTGAACTACTACCTCACGCTCCCCGCCGACTCGGCGAAGGCCGGCATGCGCTTTCTCGCGTCGTCGCTGCGCGCACCGCTCTTCCGCGACGACGAGCTGGCGGCGGAGAAGGAAGTCGTGCTCGGCGAGTACGACCGCAACGAGGCGGGGCCGGGGTTCGCCTTCTCGCAGAAGATGACCGAGCTGCTCTACCCGGGGCAGTTCAGCCGCAAGAACACCATCGGCGACCGCGAGGTGCTGCGCACCGTGACGCCGGCGAAGATGCGCGAGATCCAGACGCGCTACTACCTGCCGAACAACTCCGCGCTCGTCGTGACCGGCGACGTCACGCCCGACTCGGTGTTCGCGTGGGCGCGGGCGTTCTACGGCGACTGGGAGAAGGGCCCCGATCCGTTCGTGGCGAACCCGATTCCGCCGATCCCCGCGATCCCGCAGAGCCAGGGCGTCATCAGCGAAGCGCCGGTGAGCGCGGTGACGGTGCTGATCCAGTGGCAGGGGCCGAGCGTGCGGAAGGATCCGGCGAGCACGTATGCGGCCGACGTGTTCAGCGACGCGTTGAACAGCGAGGACTCGCGCTTCCAGAAGCGGCTCGTCGACAGTGGGCTGTGGCAGGGCGTCGTCGTGAACTACTACACGCTCGACCAGAACGGTCCCATCTCGATCAGCGGCCAGACGAGCCCCGACAAGCTGCGCCGCGCGCTCGCCGCGCTCTACGACGAGATCGCGAAGACGGACGACCCCGGATACTTCTCGGCCGATGAGCTGAAGCGCGTGAAGGCGCAGCGCGCGGTGGAGAGCGCGTTCGGCGCGGAGCGCACGAGCGGGCTGACGCACACCGTCGGCTTCTGGTGGGCGGTGGCGGATCTCGACTACTTCATGGGGTACGTGGACAACATGGCGATGCAGACGCCGGAGGATCTGCGCCGGTACGCGGCGCGCTACATCGTCGGCAAGCCGCGCATCGCCGGCGTGCTCCTGTCGCCGCAGGCGCGCGCGTCGTTAGGCCTGAAGGAGACGGACCTCGTGGGGCCGGCCTCCACGTCGAGGACGACGCCGTGA
- a CDS encoding M16 family metallopeptidase, protein MTRHLLAALIALTGSVAHAQRAWSVERGAWQVRESAPRSTLHAPRSAVAADTSTQSFDVGGVNVILRRVTANDVVAANLYLLGGTRLVGFDKAGIEPFLLLASERGTTGYPRDLLRRRMAELGTQVGPSADQDWTTFALRATGETFDSTWAIFADRVMRPTLDSGEVELVRSQLLNGVRQRRDDPDALLEYLADSVAYAGHPYGVEPNGTEQSIARITLADLRQFQRERMVTSRMLLVVVGNVSRPQVERLVGATLAKLPRGDFRWAPPPPPAAFTPTLVTETRSLPTNYILGYYAGPPATGRDYHALRIATAVLTGRLFSEIRAKRNLTYAVDAPFIDRAQTAGGLYVTTVDPNTTLRVMRQQIAELQNGWVTPRGLEQVVQQFITEYFLKNETNADQANQLARAQLYQGDWRHAVQFADELRQVTPDDVRRVLRTYIKNVRFVYVGDPSKLDRSVVAGF, encoded by the coding sequence GTGACGCGCCATCTACTCGCCGCCCTCATCGCGCTGACGGGCTCCGTCGCGCACGCGCAGCGAGCGTGGAGCGTGGAGCGTGGAGCGTGGCAGGTTCGCGAAAGCGCTCCACGCTCCACGCTCCACGCTCCACGCTCGGCCGTCGCGGCCGATACGAGCACGCAGTCGTTCGACGTCGGCGGCGTGAACGTCATCCTCCGCCGCGTCACGGCGAACGACGTCGTCGCGGCGAACCTCTATCTGTTAGGCGGCACGCGGCTCGTCGGGTTCGACAAGGCGGGGATCGAGCCGTTCCTGCTGCTGGCGAGCGAGCGCGGGACGACGGGCTATCCGCGCGACCTGCTGCGCCGCCGCATGGCGGAGCTCGGGACGCAGGTGGGGCCCTCGGCGGACCAGGACTGGACCACGTTCGCGCTCCGCGCCACGGGCGAGACGTTCGATTCCACGTGGGCGATCTTCGCCGACCGCGTCATGCGCCCGACGCTCGACTCGGGCGAGGTGGAGCTCGTGCGGTCGCAGCTGCTGAACGGCGTTAGGCAGCGCCGCGACGACCCCGACGCGCTGCTCGAGTACCTCGCCGACTCGGTCGCGTACGCCGGCCACCCGTACGGCGTGGAGCCGAACGGCACCGAGCAGTCCATCGCGCGCATCACGCTCGCCGACCTGCGCCAGTTCCAGCGCGAGCGCATGGTGACGTCGCGCATGCTGCTCGTCGTCGTCGGCAACGTCAGTCGGCCGCAGGTGGAGCGGCTCGTCGGCGCGACGCTCGCGAAGCTGCCGCGCGGCGACTTCCGGTGGGCGCCGCCGCCGCCGCCCGCGGCGTTCACGCCGACGCTCGTCACCGAGACGCGCTCGCTGCCGACGAACTACATCCTCGGCTACTACGCCGGGCCGCCGGCCACGGGACGCGACTACCACGCGCTGCGCATCGCGACGGCGGTGCTCACCGGTCGGTTGTTCAGCGAGATCCGCGCGAAGCGCAACCTCACCTACGCCGTGGACGCGCCGTTCATCGACCGCGCGCAGACGGCGGGCGGGCTCTACGTCACGACGGTGGATCCGAACACGACGCTGCGCGTGATGCGCCAGCAGATCGCGGAGCTGCAGAACGGCTGGGTCACGCCGCGCGGGCTCGAGCAGGTCGTGCAGCAGTTCATCACCGAGTACTTCCTGAAGAACGAGACGAACGCCGACCAGGCGAACCAGCTCGCGCGCGCCCAGCTCTACCAGGGCGACTGGCGCCACGCCGTGCAGTTCGCCGACGAGCTGCGCCAGGTCACCCCCGACGACGTGCGCCGAGTGCTGCGCACGTACATCAAGAACGTGCGGTTCGTGTACGTGGGGGATCCCAGCAAGCTGGATCGCAGCGTCGTCGCGGGCTTCTGA